CAGCTTGAGTTACATTAAATACACCTTTTAAGTTGATGTTTATAACAGCGTCCCATTGTTCTTCACTCATTCTTACAAATGGAGCGTCTTTTGTTATTCCAGCATTGTTTACAAGTACATCGATTGGACCATATTCTTCAACGATTTCTTTTACTAATGCTTTTATTCCTTCTCTATCAGTTACGTTTAATATTTTTCCAACAACGTTTGGTTCAGTATATTCACAAGGATTAACGTCACAAGCTACTACCATTTTTGCTCCTTCGCTAGCAAATCTTTCAACGATAGCTCTACCGATTCCAGCTGCTCCTCCAGTTACTAAACATACTTTTCCTTCTAATCTATTCATTTTTCCTCCTAATTATTTTGCCAATCTGTAGATTGCCTCTATATAGATTTTTAATAAAGTTTCCATATCATCTAAGTCCATTGCCTCATTTTTTTGGTGCATAGTGTCTTCCATAGTTTTTAAAAGACAACCAAAAGCTACACAGTTTTTAACAGCTTTTGCATAAGTTCCACCACCGATAGCAATAGGCTCAGGATTAGGGTCTTTAGTTATTTCTTGATAAATATTTGTAAGTTCTTTTACTAAGAAACTTTCTTTGTCAATGTATAATGGCACAGAGTTTTTACCATTTTGTTTAAATTCAAGTCCATATTTAGCAACAAGATTAGATAAATCTTTTTCTAATTTTTCTCCGTCCATAGTAACAGGGTATCTTATATCTACAGAAACATATAAATCTCCATCTTCAACATAAGCCATACCATAGTTTATAGTGATTTCTCCAGATTCTTCATCTTTGTAGTAAAGTCCACAAGATTTTCCATTAAATTCAAGTTTTACTTCTTCACCGAAATATTTAGCCATTTCAGATAGACCAGCCACTTTTATATCAAGAGCATTTACAAAACCTAAAAGAGCTGATAGTGAGTTATATCCTAAATCTGGGTGAGCAGCGTGGGCAGCTTTACCAAGAGATAAAAGTTCTAATTTCCCATCTTTTTCACTACATTCTATTTTATAATCATTTTCAAAGTTATAATCTTTTAATGCCTCAACAACTATATCTTTATATTCTAAAGGTAAAGTTAAATAAGTTTTTTCAGGTACAGCATTAAATACTTTTCCAGCTTTTATAGAGAAATTATCTCCAGCTTTTACTTTTAATACCCCTCTGCACATTCCTTTTTCTGCAAATATTACAGGGAAACTTCCATCAGGAGTAAATGATAAAGTTGGGTGTGGTTTTTTAAGAGTATCAAAATAGTGTGTCATACAACCCCAACCACTTTCTTCGTTAGCTCCGATTATCATTCTTATTTGTTTTTTAAGAGGAATACCTAAATCTTTTAGACATTTCATAGCATAAAGACATATCATCATAGGTCCTTTGTCGTCTAATACTCCTCTACCATATAATTTATTGTTAGCAATCTCTCCAGAGTAAGCTCCGAAATCCCAACCAGTTCCTTCAGGTACAACGTCTACGTGACCTAAAATTCCAAGAGATTCTTCTCCTTCTCCAAAAGTTATTTGACCAACATAGTTATCAAAATTTTCAGCTTTAAATCCTAAACTTTCTCCAACTTTTAAAAAATGTTGTAAAGCTTTAGCAGGTCCTTCTCCAAAAGGCATTCCTTCACAAGGTTCTTCTTCAACACTTTTTATTCTTAGAGATTCTTGAAGTGATGATATTAAATCCTTTTTATATTTCAATACTTCTTCTTGAATATTTACCATATATATCCCTCTCTTCTCAAATTATTTTGGCGGAAGTGTATAGGAATCGAACCTACCAAGGGATTTAATCCCCCATGACAGTTTTGAAGACTGTTGAAAACACCAGTTTTCTTCCACTTCCAATCCACTTCTTCTTATAGTATATCAGACTTTTTTCAAAAAATAAATAGTTTAATTAAAATTTTAAATTAAAATAATAGCTCTTATCCTTTTAATTATCAGATATTTAAGGGCTTTAAAGGATATTTTATAACGGATGTTTTTTTTAAAAAAGTAAACACACTTAATATATAAATTTGTAATTTAATAAAAAATATGTTAAAATCATTTGGATAATGAAAAATAAAATTTAATTTAGGAGGTTGATAATTGGATAAGAAGGGTATTTATATAAAGAATCTTTCAAAAACTTTTGATGGAGTTAAAGTTTTAAAAGATATCAGTTTAACTATTGAGCCAGGGGAATTTTTCTCAATTTTAGGGCCAAGTGGTTGTGGAAAAACGACTCTTTTAAGAATTCTTGCTGGATTTACAGAGCCTGACTCTGGTGTTGTATGTTTAGGAGATAGAGATATAACCAATTTACCTCCTAATCTTAGACCTATAAATACTATATTTCAAAAATATGCACTTTTTCCACATTTGACTGTTTTCGAGAACATTGCCTTTTCTCTAAGACTAAAAAAAGAAAAAGATGAAGTAATAAAAGAAGAAGTTACAAAAATGTTAAAGATGATAGATTTGGAAGAACACGCAAATAAAAAACCAAATCAATTATCTGGAGGACAACAACAAAGGGTATCTATAGCTAGAGCTTTGATAAATAAACCAGATGTTTTACTTCTTGACGAGCCACTTTCTGCTCTAGATGCAAAACTTAGACAAAATCTTTTGATAGAACTTGACAATATTCATGATGAAGTTGGAATTACTTTTATATTCATAACTCATGACCAACAAGAGGCACTTTCTATTTCTGATAGAATAGCTATTATGAACCAAGGAAATGTATTGCAAGTTGGGACACCTGCTGAGGTTTATGAATCACCAGCAGATATGTTCGTAGCTGACTTTATTGGAGAAAATAACTTTATCGAAGGAGAAGTTGTAAAAATAAATAGTGACACTTGTGCCACTCTTCGTAACAAAGAGTTTGGAGAGATTTTATTTGAAATGGACAGAAATGTTAAAGAGGGAGACAAGGTTGTAGTTTCTGTTAGACCAGAAAAAATAAAAGTAACTAAGAAAAAACCTGAAAATTTAAGTTGGAAATATAATACTTTACAAGTATATGTAGACGAAGTTATCTATACAGGTTTCCAAAGTAAATATTTCACTTGGGTAAATGGAGATAAAAATCTA
This genomic window from Fusobacterium perfoetens contains:
- the pepV gene encoding dipeptidase PepV, which encodes MVNIQEEVLKYKKDLISSLQESLRIKSVEEEPCEGMPFGEGPAKALQHFLKVGESLGFKAENFDNYVGQITFGEGEESLGILGHVDVVPEGTGWDFGAYSGEIANNKLYGRGVLDDKGPMMICLYAMKCLKDLGIPLKKQIRMIIGANEESGWGCMTHYFDTLKKPHPTLSFTPDGSFPVIFAEKGMCRGVLKVKAGDNFSIKAGKVFNAVPEKTYLTLPLEYKDIVVEALKDYNFENDYKIECSEKDGKLELLSLGKAAHAAHPDLGYNSLSALLGFVNALDIKVAGLSEMAKYFGEEVKLEFNGKSCGLYYKDEESGEITINYGMAYVEDGDLYVSVDIRYPVTMDGEKLEKDLSNLVAKYGLEFKQNGKNSVPLYIDKESFLVKELTNIYQEITKDPNPEPIAIGGGTYAKAVKNCVAFGCLLKTMEDTMHQKNEAMDLDDMETLLKIYIEAIYRLAK
- a CDS encoding ABC transporter ATP-binding protein, translated to MDKKGIYIKNLSKTFDGVKVLKDISLTIEPGEFFSILGPSGCGKTTLLRILAGFTEPDSGVVCLGDRDITNLPPNLRPINTIFQKYALFPHLTVFENIAFSLRLKKEKDEVIKEEVTKMLKMIDLEEHANKKPNQLSGGQQQRVSIARALINKPDVLLLDEPLSALDAKLRQNLLIELDNIHDEVGITFIFITHDQQEALSISDRIAIMNQGNVLQVGTPAEVYESPADMFVADFIGENNFIEGEVVKINSDTCATLRNKEFGEILFEMDRNVKEGDKVVVSVRPEKIKVTKKKPENLSWKYNTLQVYVDEVIYTGFQSKYFTWVNGDKNLLIKAFKQHDIFFEDDDTDVSWDEEAFISWNFEDSYLVEVK